One Podarcis muralis chromosome 1, rPodMur119.hap1.1, whole genome shotgun sequence genomic window carries:
- the LOC114592106 gene encoding hemojuvelin-like, with protein sequence MRGSACCQRPLRPANAGAVIKVFILLLFCRHADSQCKILRCNSQYLAATENLDDLDATAARCNALRAYSSCTRRTARTCRGNLAYHSAVYGIEDLMIQNNCSREGPTSLPQPPPDHQGFTSLDICDYERSFARKHGRAPAYQHCAAFGDPHVRTFRDQFHTCRVEGSWPLLDNNYLYVQATSSPVVKGSNATAISKLTIIFKNMKECIDEKVYQAEIDNLPVSFVDGSVNGGARPGGSSLVIYERTPGRHVEIRAAHVGTTIAVRQTGRQLSFSIWAAEEVALSFTDEQDLQLCVGGCPASQRISRSKGDGSGALEKARLLCKEKLPVEDVYFQACVFDVATSGDASFILAARGALEDGESYHPDVRKLHIFHTDRAMRPCSSPLLIFTSVILVCRMHFYW encoded by the exons CTGACTCGCAGTGCAAGATCTTGCGCTGCAACTCCCAGTATCTGGCCGCCACGGAGAACCTGGACGACTTGGACGCGACGGCCGCTCGCTGCAACGCTTTGCGCGCCTACTCCAGCTGCACACGCCGGACGGCTCGCACCTGCCGCGGGAACCTGGCGTACCACTCTGCTGTGTACGGCATCGAAGACCTCATGATCCAGAACAACTGCTCCAGGGAGGGACCCACttccctgccccagccgccccccGATCACCAGGGCTTCACCTCCCTGGACATCTGCGACTACGAGAGGAGCTTTGCCCGCAAGCATGGGCGGGCCCCCGCGTACCAGCACTGCGCCGCCTTTGGGGACCCCCACGTGCGCACCTTCAGGGACCAGTTCCACACCTGCCGGGTGGAGGGTTCCTGGCCGCTCCTGGACAACAACTACCTGTATGTGCAGGCCACCAGCTCTCCCGTCGTGAAAGGGTCAAACGCCACTGCCATCAGCAAG CTCACCATCATTTTTAAGAACATGAAGGAGTGCATCGACGAGAAGGTCTACCAAGCGGAAATAGACAACCTGCCAGTGTCTTTTGTGGATGGTTCCGTGAATGGTGGAGCGAGGCCcggggggagcagcctggtcaTCTACGAGCGCACGCCAGGGCGGCATGTGGAGATCCGAGCAGCGCACGTTGGCACCACAATTGCCGTGCGCCAGACGGGCAGGCAGCTGTCCTTCTCCATCTGGGCGGCCGAGGAGGTGGCTCTCTCCTTCACGGACGAGCAAGATTTGCAGCTCTGCGTGGGAGGTTGCCCGGCCAGCCAGCGCATCTCTCGAAGCAAGGGTGACGGCAGCGGTGCCCTCGAGAAGGCCCGTCTGCTGTGCAAGGAGAAGCTGCCCGTCGAGGATGTCTACTTCCAGGCTTGTGTCTTTGACGTGGCGACTTCGGGGGATGCCAGCTTCATTCTGGCTGCCCGTGGGGCGCTGGAAGATGGCGAATCGTACCACCCGGATGTCAGGAAACTCCACATCTTCCATACCGACAGGGCTATGCGCCCCTGCAGCTCGCCTCTCCTCATTTTCACGTCCGTCATTTTAGTCTGTCGCATGCACTTTTATTGGTGA